A stretch of the Mobula hypostoma chromosome 19, sMobHyp1.1, whole genome shotgun sequence genome encodes the following:
- the LOC134358669 gene encoding palmitoyltransferase ZDHHC16-like: MRKHLRCVCATMRLLLRCFRLGRRRRIRLLQHVGTYWSYGKLCARSLTYNSFTNGDVVLDSLFEPIYWLVDHVTRWFGVVFVVLVVFLTTTIVLIVYICVLPVILSTYPAGWIAWHLCYGHWNLMQIVFHYYKAVRTLPGHPAQGKNDIPTVSICRKCINPKPPRTHHCSICNRCILKMDHHCPWLNNCVGHYNHRYFFSFCLFMMLGCVYCSVSSRELFMEAYLTINAATAAPIISFREKIFHKCIIYLWVLCSSVALALSGLTLWHAVLILGGETSIERHINKKERRRQQQKGRVFRNPYHAGKLNNLKMFLGIEKQSHWITRLLLPSSHLPYGDGMTWTLPVAFSVDKTILAI; this comes from the exons ATGAGAAAACACCTGCGCTGCGTCTGTGCCACGATGCGACTACTCCTCAGGTGCTTCCGACTGGGCCGCAGGCGGCGAATCAGGCTCCTTCAGCACGTTGGCACCTACTGGAGCTACGGCAAGCTGTGTGCCCGCTCCCTGACTTACAACTCCTTCACCAACGGTGACGTGGTCCTTGACTCCCTGTTCGAACCCATCTACTGGTTGGTGGACCACGTGACCCGTTGGTTCGGTGTG GTCTTCGTGGTCCTGGTGGTCTTTTTGACCACCACCATCGTGTTGATTGTCTACATCTGCGTCCTTCCCGTCATCCTGAGTACGTACCCAGCGGGCTGGATTGCCTGGCACCTCTGCTACGGACACTGGAACCTGATGCAGATCGTCTTTCACTACTACAAGGCAGTGAGGACTCTCCCAGGGCACCCAGCACAG GGTAAAAATGACATTCCAACGGTTTCCATCTGCAGGAAGTGTATTAATCCCAAGCCACCTCGTACCCATCACTGCAGTATATGTAACCG ATGTATCTTGAAGATGGACCATCACTGTC CCTGGCTGAATAACTGCGTGGGTCACTACAATCACCGCTACTTCTTCTCCTTTTGCCTGTTTATGATGCTAGGCTGTGTTTACTGCAGCGTTAGCAGCAGGGAGCTGTTTATGGAGGCCTACCTCACCATCAAT GCGGCCACTGCAGCTCCCATTATATCATTCCGGGAAAAGATTTTCCACAAGTGTATCATTTATCTGTGGGTTCTCTGCAG CTCAGTAGCCCTGGCTCTCAGTGGTCTCACCCTGTGGCACGCAGTCCTCATCCTCGGTGGGGAGACCAGCATCGAGAGGCACATCAATAAGAAGGAACGGCGGAGGCAGCAGCAGAAAGGACGG GTTTTCCGAAATCCCTATCATGCAGGCAAACTGAACAACTTGAAAATGTTTCTTGGAATAGAAAAACAGAG TCACTGGATAACTCGTTTGCTGCTTCCATCCTCTCACCTACCATACGGAGATGGCATGACATGGACACTTCCAGTGGCTTTCAGTGTAGACAAGACAATATTGGCAATTTGA